GGGAGATCCGACGACGACCATCCCGGCCGCGGCAAAGGAACGTCGGGCGATGGTCACCCAAGCCGCGGGAAGGGGAGATCCGACGACGACCACCCCGGCCGCGGTAAGAAGTAGCGACCAGACAGGGGGGAACTCAGTCGGCCTGCTGCGGCCGCGCCTCCCCGACCGCCTGCCTCCCGGTTCCGGGTGCGCGCTTCCTGAGCAGCCAGACGACGCCGACCATCGGAATCGCGGTCAGGAGCGTCGTCGCGCCGACGATGCCCCAGTCCGCGAGCGTCAGGGGCACGACGTCGAAGGCGCGCTGGAGCGGCCCGACGTACAGCACCGCCAGTTGCAAGACGAGTGAGGCGAGGACGGCGACGGCGAGCCAGCGGTTCGGCTCGGGGTGGCCCGGGATCCACCGCACGACGTAGAGCTTCGCGAACTCCACGACGACGAAGGTGGTGAACACCATCGTGACGAGGTACTCGGTCGTGCTGCCACTCGTCACCAACCAGTAGACGAGCCCGAGCATGACGACGGTCGACGAGAGGCCGAGCCCGGCGATGGTCCGGCGCATCTGCGGGTCGAGGATGCCCTCGCTCCGGTCGCGAGGCGGCCGGTCCATCACGTCGCCGCTCTCGGGGTCGACGCCGAGGGCGACCGCCGGCAGGCCGTCGGTGAGCAGGTTGATCCAGAGCAGTTGTGCCGGCGGCAGGATGAGCAGCCCGTACAGCGAGGCGATGAACACGAGCAGCACCTCCGCGGCGTTGGCCGACAGCAGGTAGGCGACGAACTTCCAGATGTTGTCGAAGATGGTCCGGCCGTTCCGGATGGCCCGGGCGATGGTCGCGTAGTTGTCGTCGAGCAGGACGAGGTCGGAGGCCTGCTTGGCGACCTCGGTCCCGCGTTCGCCCATCGAGATGCCCACGTCGGCGTGTTTCAGCGCCGGTGCGTCGTTCACGCCGTCCCCGGTCATGGCGACGGTGTGCCCGTTCGCCTGCAGGGCGCGGCAGATGGCGACCTTGTGCTCGGGGAGGACGCGGGCGAACACGTCGTGGGTCTCGACCGCCTCGTCGAGGTCGCCCTCCTCCATCGCGTCGATGTCGTTGCCGGTGACGACCTCGCCGGAGAGCCCGACCTGCTCGCCGATGACGGCCGCGGTCCGGCGGTTGTCGCCGGTGATGAGCTTCACGTCGATGCCGGCGTCGCGCGTCTCCGCGATGGCGCCGCGGACCTCGGGCCGGGGCGGGTCCTGCATCCCCTGCAGGCCGACGAACACGAGGTCGGATTCGGGGTCTGCCGGGTCGCCGTAGGCGAATCCCAGCACGCGAAGGGCCTGGTCGGCGAAGCCGTCGGCCATCTCGTGGACCTGCTCGCGGGTCGCCTCGTCGAGGTCGACCGGCCCGTCTTCGGTGAGAATCTGCGAGGAGTGTTCGAGGACCGTCGTCGGAGCGCCCTTGACGAAACTGCGGTCGTCGTGGACGGTCGCCATCCGCCGGCGCTCCGAGGAGAACGGAATCTCGTCGGTCCGGGGGCGTTCCTCGCGGAGGGTCCCGGGGTCGAGACCGACCGCCGCCGCCGAGTCGACCAGTGCGACCTCGGTCGGGTCGCCGTTCTCGCCGGTAGCGTCGTTGCAGACCGCGCCGATCTCGAACAGGAGTCGCTCGCGCTCGTGGTCGAGGTCGGTGTCCTCGACGGCGAACTCGCGGCCGTGGACCCACGCCTTCGTCACGGTCATCTGGCCCTCGGTGACGGTCCCGGTCTTGTCGGTGGCGACCACGTCGACCGACCCGAGCGACTCGACCGCGGGGAGTTCGCGGACGAGCGCGTTCTGGTCGGCCATCCGGCGGACCCCGAGCGCGAGCGTGAGGGTGACCACCGCCGGGAGCCCCTCCGGGACCGCGGCGACCGCCAGCGAGATGGCCGTGAGGCCCGCCCGGAGGAGGCTCGCGCCGCCGGCCACGAGCACGCCGCCGATGATGGTCGCGAGGACGAGCACGCCGAGGCCGACGCGCCGGCCGAACCTGTCGAGGTCCTCCTGGAGGGGCGTCTCGCGGTTCTCGACGGTCCCGAGCTCGGCCGCGATGGCCCCGACCTGCGTGTCCATCCCGGTCGCGTAGACCACCGCGCGCCCGGACCCGCGCACGACGGTCGTCTGCTTGTAGACGAGGTTGTCGCGGTCGGCGACCGCGGTGTCGGCGTCGAGGACGCCGGTCTCCTTGGACTGCGGGAGGCTCTCGCCCGTGAGCGCGGCCTCGTCGGCCGCGAGGTCGCTCGCCCGCAGGAGCCGGGCGTCGGCCGGGACCGCGTCGCCCGCCGTCAGTACCAGTACGTCGCCGGGGACGACCTCGGGCGCCGGCACCTCGACCTGTTCGCCGTCCCGGAGGACGGTCGCGGTCGGCGCAGCGAGCTCGCGCAGGGCGCGCAGGCTCTCCTCGGCCCGGTAGTCCTGCACGAACCCGAAGATGCCGTTGAGGACGACGATGCCGGTGATGAGCGCGGCGTCGACGCCGTGTCCGACCACCGCGGCGACGATGGCCGCCGCGATCAGCACCCAGATGAGCGCGCTCTCGAACTGGGCGACGAAGATGTCGACGACGCTCCGGCGGTCGCCCTCGACGAACTCGTTCCGTCCGTACTCCTCCAGCCGTCTCGCCGCCTCGTCGCTCGACAGGCCCTCCTCGGCGGTGTCGAGTTCCCCCAGCAGCGTGTCTGTATCGACGTCGTGTTCGGCCACGGGTCACGGTTCGACCGTCTCCCTCTTGATAATTCGTGCTGAGCTGTCAACATCGGAGAACCTCTGGGCGGGCGTGCGTCGATTCCTCTGCGAGAGGGACGAAACGTTCTCGACCTGCGTCTCGGCCCGCCTCGCGGCCTGTCTCACCGCTGGAAGACGCCGCGCACCGACCAGACGAGGCCCTGCCCGACGTTCCTGACGAAGCCGGCGAGCCCGGTCCGGGGCTCGCGCACCGACTCGAACCGCGCGAGTGCCTCGTGCGAGACGTGGACCACCTCGCCCGTCACGGCGCGGTTCTCGGCCGCGTCGCCGACCCGCAGCAGGGTGACCCGGTCGTCGGCCCGTCCGACGACCCGGTACACGCCCGCCGGATGGTCGCTGTCGGGTGGCGGCCGGTAGTGTTCGCCAGCCTCTACCATGGTGGTGGGTCACGTCGCCAGGGCCTCAATCTTGGGGTCCGTCAGCGGTGGGTCGCCACCGGGCGACGGGAAGGTTTTTGCGACCTGTGGCAGAATTTGCGACCATGGCAGACAGCACGGTACTCGTCACCGGTGGTACGGGCTTCATCGGCTCCTACGTCGCGAAGGACCTGGTCGACCACGGCCACGACGTGGTCGCCTACGACCTCTCGACCGACGACCGCATCCTCTCGAAACTCGGTATCGCCGACGACGTGACCATCCGCCGCGGCGACGTGAGCGACTCGACAGACGTGGTCCGCGCGGTCAAGGAGACCGGCACGACCCACATCGTCCACCTCGCGGCCCTGCTGACCAACACGGCGCGGGACAACCCCCGCGCCGCGATGCAGGTCAACATCGAGGGCACGAACAACATCTTCGAGGCCGCGCGCACCCTCGACGACCAGGTCGAGCGCGTCGCCTGGGCGTCCTCCGCCGCGGTGTACGCCCCGCCGCACAACTACGACGACGGCTCGGACTGGTGGGTCTCCGAGGACGACCTCGTCTACCCGGACACCCTCTACGGCGCGACCAAGGAGTACAACGAGCACCAGGCCCGCGTCTACCACGAGGACCACGACCTGTCCCACGTCGCCATCCGACCGACCGTCGCCTACGGTCCCTACCGCGAAACTGGGGGAAGCGCCTTCCTCGCGAACATCATCGAGAAGCCCGCCGTCGGCGAGTCCTTCTCGGTCGAGTACGGCGACCAGGAGATCGACTGGCAGCACGTCGAGGACATCGCCCAGGCGTTCCGTCTCGCCGCGTTCACCCCCGACGAAGAGCTCAGCCAGCGCGTCTACAACGTGCGCGGCGAGCTCGCCACCATCCGCGAGGCCGCCGAGACCGTCGAGAAGATCATGCCCGACGCCGACATCGAGGTCTCCGACGAGGGCGAACTCCCCTGGACCCAGCGTCTGGACATGACGAAGTTCCAGGAAGATACGGGGTACGAGGTGCAGTACGACCTCGAATCCGGCTTCCGCAAGTACATCGAGGTGCTGCGGGAGGAAGCGGGACTGGACCCGGTCTGACGGAGTCGATTCGAGCTCCTCGGACACTCCCGCGACGACTGCTTCTTGTCTGGTGTGGTGGCGCGTGCTGACGAGTCGGTCGACCGGTAGAGAGACCGCGATTCGAATCGCGCGAGGGAGGACTGGAGTGGAGCGAACGCGGAACGGACGGAGTCGGCCGGGGAGGGCGTGGTGCGGTCGGGTCACCGACGCCAGCATCCGTCTGCGGATTACGGACGCAGACCAGCCGGTCCGGGATATCGAGCCGAAATCGCAGCAGCGACCGCCTTCCCGGCACCTATCGTACTATCTTGCCGACACAAACACCAAGACAGATGGCCGACAACCGGGGGAACGATTGATTCGACATGGTGGCTGGACTCGACATCGGGACGGCGGTGCTGACTGCTGCACGGGCCGGGGACGGCGACGCGACGCTCACCACGGCCGGGGCGTCGGTCGTCGCGGTCCCGACCGCGACACTCACGGACGCCGGGTTCGACCCGGCCGACCTCTGCTGTATCGAGCGCGACGACACCGTCTTCGTCCTGGGCGGGGACGCGTCGACGGTCGCCGAGGCGACCGATGCCGACCCGGAACCGCTCTTCTCCAA
This window of the Haloarchaeobius amylolyticus genome carries:
- a CDS encoding cation-translocating P-type ATPase; this encodes MAEHDVDTDTLLGELDTAEEGLSSDEAARRLEEYGRNEFVEGDRRSVVDIFVAQFESALIWVLIAAAIVAAVVGHGVDAALITGIVVLNGIFGFVQDYRAEESLRALRELAAPTATVLRDGEQVEVPAPEVVPGDVLVLTAGDAVPADARLLRASDLAADEAALTGESLPQSKETGVLDADTAVADRDNLVYKQTTVVRGSGRAVVYATGMDTQVGAIAAELGTVENRETPLQEDLDRFGRRVGLGVLVLATIIGGVLVAGGASLLRAGLTAISLAVAAVPEGLPAVVTLTLALGVRRMADQNALVRELPAVESLGSVDVVATDKTGTVTEGQMTVTKAWVHGREFAVEDTDLDHERERLLFEIGAVCNDATGENGDPTEVALVDSAAAVGLDPGTLREERPRTDEIPFSSERRRMATVHDDRSFVKGAPTTVLEHSSQILTEDGPVDLDEATREQVHEMADGFADQALRVLGFAYGDPADPESDLVFVGLQGMQDPPRPEVRGAIAETRDAGIDVKLITGDNRRTAAVIGEQVGLSGEVVTGNDIDAMEEGDLDEAVETHDVFARVLPEHKVAICRALQANGHTVAMTGDGVNDAPALKHADVGISMGERGTEVAKQASDLVLLDDNYATIARAIRNGRTIFDNIWKFVAYLLSANAAEVLLVFIASLYGLLILPPAQLLWINLLTDGLPAVALGVDPESGDVMDRPPRDRSEGILDPQMRRTIAGLGLSSTVVMLGLVYWLVTSGSTTEYLVTMVFTTFVVVEFAKLYVVRWIPGHPEPNRWLAVAVLASLVLQLAVLYVGPLQRAFDVVPLTLADWGIVGATTLLTAIPMVGVVWLLRKRAPGTGRQAVGEARPQQAD
- a CDS encoding NAD-dependent epimerase/dehydratase family protein; this translates as MADSTVLVTGGTGFIGSYVAKDLVDHGHDVVAYDLSTDDRILSKLGIADDVTIRRGDVSDSTDVVRAVKETGTTHIVHLAALLTNTARDNPRAAMQVNIEGTNNIFEAARTLDDQVERVAWASSAAVYAPPHNYDDGSDWWVSEDDLVYPDTLYGATKEYNEHQARVYHEDHDLSHVAIRPTVAYGPYRETGGSAFLANIIEKPAVGESFSVEYGDQEIDWQHVEDIAQAFRLAAFTPDEELSQRVYNVRGELATIREAAETVEKIMPDADIEVSDEGELPWTQRLDMTKFQEDTGYEVQYDLESGFRKYIEVLREEAGLDPV